The DNA sequence CACGCGTCGATCTGCCCGCGCTCGGCCGCCGCGATCGAACGGGTGCTGCGGGACGCCGGTGTGCCCGAAGACGCGTACGTGAACGTCTTCGCCTCCAGCCGGCAGGTCCCGTGGATGCTCGCGGACCCGCGCATCCAGGGCGTCTCGCTGACCGGCAGCGAGCAGGCCGGGATCTCCGTCGCCGCCGAGGCCGGGCGGAACCTCAAGAGGTGCGTCCTGGAGCTCGGCGGGTCCGACCCGCTGATCGTGCTGGACACCGACGACCTGGACGAGACGGTGAAGGTCACCGCGACCGCCCGGATGCGCAACTGCGGCCAGTCGTGCAACGCGCCCAAACGGATGATCGTGCTGGGCGAGCTCTACGACGAGTTCGTCGACCGGCTCGCCAAGCGCGTCACGGAGTACTACGTCCCGGGCGACCCGGCGGACCCGGCGACGACCCTGCCCCCGCTGGCCTCGATCGCGGCGGCGGACGAAGTCGCCGCCCAGGTCCAGACGGCGATCCGCGAAGGCGCGACCCTGCGCGCGGGCGGCCACCGCGTCCCCGGCCCGGGCGCCTACCTGGAGGCCACGGTCCTCACCGACGTGACACCGGAAATGGCCGCCTACCACGAAGAGATCTTCGGCCCGGTCGTGCTGATCTTCCGCGCGGAGACCGAGGAAGAGGCGATCACCCTGGCCAACGACACGCCGTTCGGCCTGGGCGCGAGCGTCTTCGGCACCGACCGCGCCCGGGCGACCCGAGTGGCCCGCGAAATCGAGGCGGGCATGGTCTACCTGAACAAATCGGGTGGCTCGGAAGCCGACCTCCCGTTCGGCGGCATCAAGCGCTCGGGCATCGGCCGGGAACTGGGGCCGCTGGGCATCGAGGAGTTCATGAACAAGAAGCCTATCCGCCTCTGACCTGCCGTTTTGCTGCCATCGGCCTCGCCAGGCCGTCGTCAGCCGGCGGGTGAGCCTTGGCGTCGGGAGAAAAGTGAGCCTGCGTCGCTCTCGGCCGATCTTGGTGACGAGTCCGTGCAGTTTGTGCACCACTGCGGCGACTTCGGCGGGGGCCTCGAACGCCGCCAGGACAGCTCGGGAAAGGTGACGAACCCGACGCCGGCGAAGACGGGGTGGCCGGGGCCCTCAGCCAACGCCACGAACACGCCGAATCGTTCGATCGCCGCGACGGTGCCGGAAAGCACGGGCTCGAGTGTGTGCGCGGCGGCGGTTCGCGGTCGCCTGAACGAGTGGTGCGCCGCGAACGCACCCTGGCGTGCGCGGGGTCCCTCGAATGCCGCAGTGGACGGTCGCCGTGGCCACACTTGGTCCATGAGGTGTTCGGGAAAATCGTGCCGGGCTGCCGGTAGGTGCTGTTCCGCGTGGTGACATGAATCGAACTTGATCACCAGGAGTGCCCTTTTCGCGACGCCCGACCTGATGACAGCGCGCCCGCCGCCGTTTCGTTTGCGACATGGTGGCCCGGTGCCGAGAACCGACCGTTCGAGGCACCCGCGTCGATCGTATCGCGACCACGCGGAGCATGCCCGATCGCCGCCTCCGCTGGCCGATGGCGGTATTCCGCGCACCGCAGGAAAGGGTTCCGAATCCATGACCACCACGGCCGTGCAGCCGCACGAGACGACTCCGTCCGGACAGTTCGCCGCTGTCTCCGCGTCCGCCCAGCAGCAGTCGACGAGCACCTTCCAGATCCAGCTGACCTACAACGGGATCGACAAGGGGTGGCTCAACATCGACAAGAACCACTGGGCCGTGATGAGTGACGAACCGCTCACTCTGCAGTACTACACCGACATGTCCGGCACCTACTACCAGATTCCCGGCCAGAATTACTACATGTCGGTCAGCGCCAACGACTACGTCGGATTCTACGGTTGGAACAAGGCCACGACCTTCACACTGGAGAGCGACCAGCGGCTGAAGTCCGACTACAACAACCAGCACCTCTCGTTCTATTCCGATGCGAACGGGTTCCTGTACTGCTACGACAGCTACAACGTTTTCCAGCCGGTCGCGCTCGTCGGGGTCGGCTCCGACTAGGCCGCGTTTCCGCACCCAGGCGTCCCCGGACGCCCGCGGCGGGATGCGCCCGAGTACGACCCGGTACGAGGGCGATCCCGCCGCACGTCGCCGACCCGGCGGTGAGCGGCTCCGGGAGCCGTTGGTCCGGGCAGCCCAGCGAGCCCTACCCACGCGGCGGTATCGATCACCGCTTGATCGACTATCGTTCCCTCATGACGCTGGAGATCACCGGCGGCCGGGCCGATCGACCCGGATTTGCCGCACTGGCAACGAGAACTGCCCGGTGGACCCGCCGGTGCGCGGGCGGCGCGGTCACCTTCGGTCACCCCGGGCGCGACACCTACCGCACGCCCCGGGTGTGGAGCGGGCACGGCGTCGGGCTGCCGGAACCCGACCTCGCCGGGTTCGCCGTCCAGCTGGCCAAGGTGATGAAGGACCGCGAGTACTGGATCGCCCGGGCCGAATACCCGGACCGCCGGGCCGGCGACGCGGCCCGCTGGTCCCCCGGCCGCTACGACGACGAAGACGGCTTCGTCTACTTCGCCGGGCCGTGCACGAACGGCGACCGGCTGCCGGGCTACCACCCGGCGCCGGCGTTCACGATCCCGCTCCCCTTCGTCCGCGGCCTGCGCATCCGGCTGGCGGCCTACCTCACGACGCCGCGATGACCCCGCGCGGACCTTGCCCGGCCCACCGCAAGCCGCCCTGCCCCGATGACCCCCACGCCATTCTGCGGAGACGCCGAGCACCCCGAAACGGCGATAGTCGCGTGTCGCGGGCCGAAAGCTCGGGAAAGGCCGTCATGACCGTGCGGGACGTGGTCCGCGCCGGCGTGCTCGCCGCCGTGGTGAGCGGGATTCCGTCCACCGCCCATGCCGTGCTGACGCGTGGTGACGTCCTCGCCGCGACGCGCGCCGCCGGGACTCTCCTGCCCGGACGGCGCGACCGGCCCGGCGTCGCCGCCGGGCTGGTCGCGCACATCGGGATCTCTTCCCTCTGGACCGTCGTGCTGGCCTTCGCCGTCCGCCGCCGTGAACTCGGCGTCACCCGCGGTGCCGTGGCCGGGCTGGCCATCGCGGCGCTCGATCTCGGGATCGCCGCGAGGGCCTACCCGGCGGTGCGCACGCTTCCCCGCGTTCCGCAGGTGCTGGACCACTTGGTCTTCGGCGCCGTCCTCGGTGGACTCCTCCACAAAGGACAGATGGCTCAGGCCACGACCTGGACCACGTCACCCGGGTGCAGCGAGTTGTAGAAGGTCACCGCGTCCGCGTGCGAAAGGTGCACGCAGCCGTGGGACTTCACCTTCAGGCTGCCCTGGTGGAACGCGACCCCGGTGTTCGTGAAGAACACCGAGTACGGCATCGGCCCGTTGAACTGCTTGCTGTAGTGGTCGATGTCCTTGTACTGCACGTGGAACGTCCCGAGCGGCGTCGGGTACTTCGCGAGCCCCACCGTGATCGGGACCCCGCCGTGGGTGACGTTCCCGGCGCCGTCGGTCAACCACGCTGTGTTCGTACTGCGCTGGACGCAGGCTTTCGCTTCGGCACTGCACGGCGTTGAAGCCGCTTCCGCCGTCCCGGCGAGCGTCACCGTGCCCGCCATGGCGGCGATCCCGCCCAGTACCGCGATCATCCTCCGGTTCATCGTGTGCCTCCCGCTGTCGTTCGGCTACAGCAGGTAAGGTGCCCCGTTTTCCGATCTTCGAATCACCCCGGAGATCATTGGAACGGATCAGTTCTGCGGCTGGGACAGCCCGAGGAACTCGTTCTGCTCGCGGTCGTAGCGCTGGGTCAGGCCGTTGCCGTAGCGGTCCCACCAGTTCGCCGTCTGACCACCCTGGTGGGTGGTCGTGCCGCCGTAGATCTGGCGGTCGTACTCGATGCGGGCGTCGTGGAACTGCTGCTGGAAGTCCTGCGGCGACAGGCCCTGGACGTGCTGGACGGCCGTGTCGCTGATCGAGTTCGAGCTCCGCACGATGTCGTCGCCGGCCATGTGGTTGATGATCGCGCGGACGCCACCGGCGCCGCGCATGTGCGCGCCGGACATGATCGCGGCCTGGGTGCCGGGATCGGTGAAGTTGAGCGCGCCGGCCGAGCGGGCGTTCGCGGTCATCAGGTCGCTGACGACGGCGCGCTCCTCGGCGCTGCCCTGCCCGTACAGCTCGCGAGCCGCGATGATCCGGTCGTAGCCGTTGTGCATGTTCTGCCGGAACCCGTAGGCCTCCGGCACGCCGCCCTGCTCGCCCGTGGCGCCTTCGGACGCCATGATCGAGTCGACGACCCGCGGGTCGAGCTGCTGCGGTACCGCCGCGGCCGCCGCGGCGCCGCCACCACCGGCGGCCTGCTGGGTGCCGCCGCCGTAGCCCTGGGCGACGTCGGCGTCCGCGGCGTTGTAGCCGTTCGCGGCCGTCTGGACGTTCTGGTTGACGTTCCCGATCAGGCTGAGGAACTTCTGCAGCGCGCTGCCGAGCTGCGAGTGCAGCGCCGAGTTCGCGGCGGCGACGCCGCTGCCGATCCCGGCGAACGACATCGCGTCCAGCACGAGACCTTCGAGGTCCCGCGTGGTCGACAGGAACGACGACCCGACGTCTTCGACCGCCTTGACGACCGTCCCCATCTGCGTCGTCTCGGCGTGGTACGCCCCGGCACTCATGGTCTGCTCCCTCCGGCAAGCGACTTACCGCGTCGAGAATTCACCACCGCGCCGCGACCGCACACGGCCGAATTACCCACTGCCGGACCGGCGCCTGTCGTTCATCTTCAGTTCACCTCCACGTCGTCTCGTGGGGTACTTCCAGCTCACGCGACGCAGGGAGGCCCTCGATGAGCACACCCACGCTGGACACCATCGCTTCCGAGCAGCTGGATCTGCAGCTGTCCGTGGTGGAAGACCGGCTGGCCCGCGACTACGGCCGGGAGTCGGTCCACGAACTGGTCGAACGCGAACGCTCGCGGTTCGACGACGCGCGCATCCACGTTTTCGTGCCGATCCTCGTCGAGCGGGCGGTCCGCGCGACGCTGGCCGCCCCACCGGCGAAGCACCGGCGCTAAAGTCGGTGACAGACCGGCAGTGGCGAGGAGCGGCGATGAACGGCAAGCCCGAGGACGACCCGAACGTGGTGGACGGCGAGATCGTCGACGAGACCCCCACCGCGGCCCTCGCGGTGCCGTCGCCGGCACTGCCGGACCCGGACTACAGCGAGGGCGGCGTCCCCAGCTTCGACTTCGTGCGCGACAAGATCGAAGGCCGGTACACGACGTCGCTCGGCGCGCAGGACGTGGCCGGGCTGGGCACGGAGAACACGACCGAGGCCCTCGACAAGAAGATCGCCGACCGGGACCAGGCGGCGAAGGACCGGCTGGCCGCGATCCGCCGCTCGATGCGCGGCGAGTAGCTCAGGGCGGACGCGTCAGGCTGCGGCAGCCTGAGCCGCACTGCCGGACGGCAGGCTGCGGCACCTTTGGCCGGCAGCCGGCGCCTGGTCAGCTCACGTGGACCATCCCGGGCAGGCTGACGCCTCAGCCGAAGATCGCGGCGGGATCGCCGGTGTACCAAGCGTTTTCGATGACGACCCGGCGCATCACCCAGCGGTCGCCGTCCCGGACCAGGTCGACGTCGTAGCGGTTCTTCAGCAGCGCGTGGGTGTCGTGGGCGGGGCTCAGCAGGTGCTGCGCCTCGACCAGGGCGGTCAGGTGTGCCGTATCGCCGTCGATCGTGACGCGCGGGTTGGTGACCTGGTGCGTGGTGTCGACGCGGCCGGTGAAGAGCGCGAGGATCGTGTCGACGATGGCGTCCCGGCTGGTCATCACCGGCGGTGCCGCACCCCAGCGGGCGGCCGCCGGGCGGAAGTCGAGCTCGGCGTCGGCGGCGAAGGACGACGCGAAGAGCGCGCGGTCCTTCAGGTCCTGGCCGAGGCCGAACCGGTACAGGGCGTCGATGATCTCGACGCGGTCGTGGAGGTCCTGGAACGAAGTGGTCACGCGCTCCAGGCTCGACCTGCTCGCGAAGGTGATCAACACGCTTCTGTGCCACGATCGTGAAGTGGTGGTTAACGGTGCGCCGGAGCGGCGTGAGGTGGAGTCGTTCCTGACGCTGGCCGAGGAGCTGCACTTCGGCCGCACGGCCGAGCGGCTGCACGTGTCGACCGCGCAGGTCAGCCAGACGATCCGGAAGCTCGAACGCCAGGTCGGCGTCGCGTTGTTCGCGCGGACCAGCCGCCGGGTCGAGCTGACGCCGGCCGGGCGGCGGCTGCTGGCCGACCTCCGGCCCGCGTGGACGGCGGTCGAGGCGGCGTTCGGGAAGGCGGTCGAAGCCGGGCGCGGGGTGACGGGCACGCTGCGGGTCGCGTTCGGCGACGCGGCGGGCGGGCAGCTGCTGGCCGGGGTGGCCGAGCTGGTCCGCGAGCGGCTGCCGGGTTGCCGGGTCGAGTTCCGGGAGGTCCGGCCCGCCGAGGTGCTGCCGTGGCTGCGCGAAGGCGAGGTCGACGTCGTGCTGGCCGGCCTCCCGCTCGACGGCCCGGGCCTGGTCACCGGCCCGGTGCTGGTGCGGGAGCTGCGCTTCCTCGCGGTGGCCGCAGGCCACCCGTTCGCGCGCCGGGCATCGGTGCCGGCCGCGGACCTGGCGCGGGTGACGGTGCTGCGCTGCGCGCTGCCGGACCCGTGGCTCGACGAGCACGCGCCGGACGCGCTGACCCGCCCGGAGGCGGGCCTGCAGGAACTGCTGACGTCGGCGGGCGCGGGCGAGGGAGTGCTGCCGGTCGGCGCCCACATCCGGCGGTACTACCCGCGGCCGGACCTGGCGTATGTCCCGTTCAGCGACGCGCCCCGGCTGGAGTGGGGCCTGGTCTGGCGAGCGGACGCGGCGACGGCCCGGCTACGGGCGTTCACGGAGGCGGCGGCCGACCTGGTGCGCGAGCCGGCCTGACGCCGGACCGGCCTCCCCACGACTCGGCGGCGAGTTGCGACGGTTCGGAGTCGGCCCACCCACGACTCGGTGCCAAGTAGCGACGGTTCAGAGCCAGCCCACCCGCAGCCCGGCGACGACTCGCGAGGGCTCAGACGTCGGCCCACCTACAACTCGGCGGCCACTTGCGCCCGGCCGAGGCCGGCTCACCCGTAACTTGCGAAGGGTTTGCGACCGGTCAAGGCCGACCCACCCCTAACTCGGCGACGACTTGCGACCGGTCAATGCCGACCTACCCGTAGCCCACCAACGAGTTGCGACGGTTCAGAGCCAGCCCACCCGTGACACAGCCACGACCTGCGACCGTTCAGAGCCAGCCCACCGCAACACGGCGCCAAGTAGCAACGGTTCAGAGCAACCCCACCCACAACACGGCCACGACTTGCGAACGTTCGAGGCCCGCGCACCCGCAACACCGCGCCGTTTGCCGTGGTTCGGGGTCGACCCGCTCGCACCTCGGCGACGAATTGCGAAGGCGCCGAACAGGCGGTCAGCGGGCGTGCGCTTGCAGCCAGCGCATCTCCACCGGCTGGCAGGCGGCGATCGCCGCCAGGCGGTCCGGGTACACCGGCACCCTCCGGTCCAGGCCGCACAGCTGCACCACCCGGCTCACCGCTGTGGCCGGGGGGAGGATCAGGCAGCAGTCGATTCCTCTGTCGCGGCAGAGGTCGAACGCCTCCAGCAGGGCGGCCGCGCCTCGGGCCGAGAGGAAGTCCAGCTCGCCGAGGTCCACCGCCAGCAGGTGCGGGCCCGGCAGTTCGCAGATGGCGGCTTCGAGGACCGTCGTCCAGCGGACGACCGTCGCGATGTCCAGTTCCCCACGCACTTCGACGACCAGGAAACCACTGGTCCGTTCCGGAGCGATGTCGGGCACCGCACCTCCTCCCCCGGGTGGGGCCGGGTCGGGGGACCGGCCCCGGGGTCATGGTCGCACCGCTCACCCGGCCGCTGCCGCGTGGAACGCCGAACGCGCCGAAGACAACCCGGATGGCGCATCGCCCGGCCGGTGTCCATTGTGGATCAATCGGCCAGGCGGTCCAGCCACTCCTGCAGCAGTGTCACCTCGGCCGCGGACAGCGTGGCCGGGGCCTCCTTGCGCAGCTGGGCGCCGAGGGTGGTCGCCGTGGCGGCCACTCCCCCGGCGGGCTCCGCCGGTTCGGCGGCCAGGATGCCCGCGAGCACGCTCTCCCGGACCCGCACCGAAAACCCGGTGTCCGGGTAGAGCGCCGGGCGGGTGATCATCGAGAGCGCGACGCCGGCGTTCGCCGCCATCACCATCTGCGCCGCGACCGGGGGCGCCACGGCGAGCCGGCCCGCGGCCGCGCAGCGTTCGAGCACCTCGAGCAGGAGGCCGTGCGCCTCGGCCGCGGCGTTCGGCGGCGTCGACAGACCGGAGTACATCAGCCGGTAGTAGTTCGGGTTCTCGACGGCGAACGCGACGTGGTTCTCCCAGCCGTCGCGCAGGTCGCGCACCGGGTCCTCGGACGGCTTCGCGGCCCGCTTGCCGGCGAGGTACTTCTCGAAACCGTGGTCGACGACAGCCGACATCAGCCCCTCTTTGTCGCCGAACTGCCGGTACAGCGCCGGCGCGCCGACCCCGGCGGCTTCGCAGACCGCGCGCGTCGAGAAGTCGGCCTCGGCCGACCTCGACAGCAGGTCGGCGGCCGCCTCCAGAATCCGCGTGCGCAAGTCCACAACACCGACGCTACCAGCCGTTAACGACGTTATCAATCAGAAGGTAGCGTCGATCCGGCAGACGTGTTAGCGTCGATTACGTCAGCAAGTAATCGTCGCTACGAAGGACACCGACATGCCGTTCGCCAACTTCAAGGTCCCCGCCGGCACACTCACCCCCGCACAAAAAGAGCAGCTCGTCACCCGCACCACGGAGCTCTACGCCGAGATCTACGGCGAGCGGGCCCGCGCGAACACGATGGTGCTGGTCGAAGAGGTCGCCGACGGCGGCTGGGGCATCGGCGGCGACGTGCTCACCCTCGCCGAGCTCCAGGCCGGGTGACGTCAGGCTTCCGTAATCCCCGCGTGGAATCATCGGCTGACCACAGAAGTTGTACCGGTGGTAGCACCGCACGAGGAGAAGGAGTGACGCCGTGAGCACGTCAACCGAGAGGGCCGTCCTGGCCGGCGGCTGCTTCTGGGGAATGCAGGAGCTGTTCCGCCGGCAGCCCGGGGTGATCTCGACCCGGGTCGGCTACAGCGGCGGTGACGTCCCCAACGCCACCTACCGCAACCACGGCACGCACGCCGAGGCCATCGAGGTCGTCTACGACCCCGCGAAGACCACGTTCCGCGACCTGCTCGAGTTCTTCTTCCAGGTGCACGACCCGACGACGAAGAACCGCCAGGGCAACGACATCGGCCTGAGCTACCGCTCGGGGATCTACTTCGAGAACGACGAGCAGAAGCGCGTCGCGGAGGACACGATCGCCGACGTCGAGGCGTCCGGTTTGTGGCCCGGCAAGGTCGTCACCGAAGTCAGCCCGGCGGGCGACTTCTGGGAAGCCGAGCCGGAGCACCAGGACTACCTCCAGCGCATCCCGAACGGGTACACGTGCCACTTCGTGCGCCCGGGCTGGAAGCTCCCGAAGCGCGAGACGACCGCCTGATACGTCCGCACCACGCAAGGCCCCTTCGCCATTTCCGGCGAAGGGGCCTTCGTCGTTCCAGCACCGAAAAAGATCACCCGAACGGCGGTGGGGCGCCGAGAGTCCTCAGTGGACGATCACCCGACAGAATCCCAAAGGCGGCAATTGTCCTTTTTGGGAAGTATCGCCATATGTCAATAAGACCGTACGTTAGTCGCTTGTTCACGAGGCCTCAGCACCGGATTCTGATTTCCGTTCCACAGCACCACCTCTCGTTCCCCTGATCTGGGCCCGCCTCGAACCCGGGCCTGGTTCACCCTGCCCGGAGGAGATTCCTCGATGGATCTGAGACGTCCTGTCGTCTTGGCAGCAACCGGCGCGCTCATCGGCGCCCTCTGCATCACCGGCACCGCACAGGCGCAACCCGCCCCGAACGCGACCCCGAACGCCGCCCCGAGCGCCCAGGCCCAAGCCGCCACCGCGGCCGCCGGTCTCGTGGCGAGCAGGCCCGCCGCGCTGCACGCCAGCTCGGACGACGTTTTCCAGGCCCAGAAAGCCATTTCCTCCACCAACGGGCTGCAGTACATCCCCTACGAGCGCAGCTACAAGGGCCTGCCGGTGGTCGGCGGTGACTTCGTCGTCGCGACCAACTCGACGGGCCAGGTGCTCGGCACCTCCGTCGCGCAGGACCAGACCATCAACCTCGCCACGACCACCGGCAAGGTGACGAAGGCCGCGGCCGAGGCCACCGCCCGGCAGCAGCTGGCCTCCGTGGACAGCGTGAGCCCGGCGCAGCAGGTCGTCTTCGCCCTCGGCGCGCCGACGCTGGCGTGGAAGAGCACGGTCGTCGGCCGCAACGCCGAAGGGCCGAGCCGGCTCGACGTCGTCGTCGACGCCGCCACCGGCAAGGTGCTCCACACGCAGGAGCACGTGCTGAACGGTGACGGCACCAGCGCGTGGAACGGCCCGAACCCGGTGCACCTCGACACCACGCACTCGGGCAGCACGTACTCGCTGAAGGACCCGACGATCACCAACACGTCCTGCCAGGACGCGGCCAACAACACCACCTTCAGCGGGCCGGACGACCTCTGGGGCAACGGCACCGCCAGCAACCGCGAGACCGGCTGCGTCGACGCGCTGTTCGCCGCCCAGACCGAGAACAAGATGCTCTCGCAGTGGCTGGGCCGCAACAGCTTCGACGGCAGCGGCGGCGGCTGGCCGATCCGCGTCGGGCTGAACGACCAGAACGCCTACTACGACGGCACGCAGGTCCAGATCGGCAAGAACACCGCCGGTGGCTGGATCGGCTCGATCGACGTCGTCGCGCACGAGCACGGCCACGGCATCGACGACCACACCCCGGGCGGCATTTCCGGTTCGGGCACCCAGGAGTTCGTCGCGGACGTCTTCGGCGCTTCGACCGAGTGGTTCGCGAACGAGCCGGCTCCCTACGACCAGCCGGACTTCCTCGTCGGCGAGCAGGTCAACCTGGTCGGCTCCGGCCCGATCCGCAACATGTACAACCCGTCGGCGCTGGGCGACAAGAACTGCTACGACAGCTCCGTCCCCAACGGTGAGGTGCACGCGGCCGCCGGCCCCGGCAACCACTGGTTCTACCTGCTGGCGGAAGGCACCAACCCGACCAACGGGCAGCCGACCAGCACCACCTGCAACAGCTCGACGGTCACCGGCCTCGGTGTCCAGAACGCGGTGAAGATCTTCTACAACGCGATGCTGCTCAAGACCTCGGGCAGCTCGTACCTGAAGTACCGCACCTGGACGCTGACCGCGGCGAAGAACCTCTTCCCGGGCAGCTGCACCGAGTTCAACACCGTCAAGGCGGCGTGGGACGCGATCTCGGTTCCGGCGCAGTCGGGTGACCCGACGTGCTCCGCGACCGGCACCGTGACCGTTTCGAACCCGGGCAACCAGTCCACCACGACCGGTGGTTCGGTCAACCTGCCGCTGTCCGCCAGCGGTGGCACCTCGCCGTACTCCTGGACCGCCACCGGCCTCCCGGCCGGCCTGTCGATCAACGCCTCCACCGGCACGATCTCGGGCACCGCGACCACCGCGGGCACCTCGAACGTCACGGTGACGGCGAAGGACGCGGCCAACAAGACCGGCACGGCGTCGTTCACCTGGACCGTCGGCACCACCACGGGCTGCTCCGGCCAGAAGCTGGCCAACGGCGGCTTCGAGTCCGGCGCCACCAGCTGGACGCAGACCAGTGGTGTCATCGGGCAGAACGGCTCGCAGGAGCCCACCCACGGCGGCACCTGGAACGCCTGGCTGAACGGGTACGGCACCACGCACACCGACACGCTCGCGCAGTCGGTGAGCATCCCGGCCGGGTGCCACGCCAGCCTGACGTTCTACCTGCACATCGACACGGCGGAGACGACCACCACCACCGCCTACGACAAGCTGACCGTCACCAACGGCAGCACCACCCTGGGCAGCTTCTCCAACCTGAACAAGGCCACCGGGTACGTCCTCAAGACGGTCGACGTCTCGTCGGCCGCCGGCGGGACCCTCGCGCTGAAGTTCACCGGGACCGAGGACAGCTCGCTGCAGACGTCGTTCGTGATCGACGACGCCGCGGTGACGCTGAGCTGAACCAGCTGAATCCGCTGAATCCGCACTGAAAAGGCGGGGAGACCGGGAAATCCGGGCTCCCCGCCTTTTCGCTTTTCCTTGGCGAGCGGGCACAATCGGGCCCATGGACACCGAAGAACTGCGCGCGACCCAGGCCCCGCTGAAGGACAAGTACCGCGAGGCACCGGAAAGCGCCCTCATCACCTTGCACGCCGACGCCGAACTCGACAGCCTCGGCATCTCCTGCAAGGTGGAAACCGGCCGCGCGGTGACATCCGGGGCTTCGCCCCGAGCCGGGGGCTCCGCCACCCGGACCCCCGAAGGGAAGTCGGTCGTCGAAGCCGGCCTGCACCCGGCGACCGGCGGCGACGGCACCCTCGCCTGCTCCGGTGACATGCTCCTCGAAGCGCTCGTCGCGTGCGCCGGGGTGACGCTGCGGGCGGTCGCGACGTCGCTGGGCCTCGACGTCCGCGGTGGGCGCGTCCGGGCCGAAGGCGACCTCGACTTCCGCGGCACGCTCGCCGTCGCGAAGGACGCGCCGGTCGGGTTCCGCGCGATCCGGCTGTCGTTCGACCTGGACACCGACGCTTCCGAGGAGCAGCTGGCGACCCTCAAGAAGCTCACCGAGCGGTACTGCGTGGTGTTCCAGTCGCTGCGGACACCGCCGGAGTTCGCCGTGACGCTCTCGGCGAACTGAGGGCTCTCCGGGAGAATCCCGGAG is a window from the Amycolatopsis sp. NBC_00355 genome containing:
- a CDS encoding OsmC family protein, translated to MDTEELRATQAPLKDKYREAPESALITLHADAELDSLGISCKVETGRAVTSGASPRAGGSATRTPEGKSVVEAGLHPATGGDGTLACSGDMLLEALVACAGVTLRAVATSLGLDVRGGRVRAEGDLDFRGTLAVAKDAPVGFRAIRLSFDLDTDASEEQLATLKKLTERYCVVFQSLRTPPEFAVTLSAN